The proteins below are encoded in one region of Fimbriimonadaceae bacterium:
- a CDS encoding Gfo/Idh/MocA family oxidoreductase: MLVGIVGCGGMGNVHASKYTQLRGVGLAAYDADPERLAAFCTRHKATPTQSFEELLKGAQAVDVCLPTDLHVQTARQALEAGKPTLLEKPMAPSVAECRELGRLAREKGVALMPAQVVRWFPEHRAAHKAIVAGQIGKPASLRLHRGGKAPSGAGGWFQDYARSGGVLLDLAVHDFDWLNWTLGKPTTVYAQSVRFGKTVTEDFVGDYALTTIRYENGAVAHVESTWLDPSGFSTAIDAAGSEGLIEYDSRRNPSLRLHQESGSRAENNYSAADDPYYRQISAFVETVRQGGTLPVTPEEGANAVAVALAAIESARTGRPVTPDWTETPPFQVGAAG, from the coding sequence ATGCTGGTCGGAATCGTCGGGTGCGGAGGAATGGGCAACGTGCACGCCTCCAAGTACACGCAGTTACGGGGCGTCGGACTGGCCGCCTACGACGCCGACCCGGAGCGGCTGGCCGCTTTCTGTACCAGGCACAAGGCGACGCCGACCCAGAGCTTTGAGGAACTTTTGAAGGGGGCGCAGGCGGTGGACGTGTGCCTCCCGACTGACCTTCACGTCCAGACCGCTCGCCAGGCCCTAGAAGCGGGCAAGCCGACGCTTCTGGAAAAGCCGATGGCGCCAAGTGTCGCGGAATGCCGCGAGCTCGGTCGCCTCGCGCGCGAGAAGGGGGTCGCCCTGATGCCGGCCCAGGTCGTGCGCTGGTTCCCCGAGCACCGCGCCGCGCACAAAGCCATCGTTGCCGGCCAGATCGGCAAACCGGCTTCCCTCCGCCTGCACCGCGGGGGAAAGGCGCCGAGCGGCGCGGGCGGCTGGTTCCAGGATTACGCGCGGTCCGGCGGCGTCTTGCTGGACCTGGCCGTCCACGATTTCGACTGGCTGAACTGGACGCTCGGAAAGCCGACGACCGTATACGCCCAGTCCGTGCGGTTCGGCAAGACCGTGACCGAAGACTTCGTGGGGGACTATGCCCTCACCACGATCCGCTATGAAAACGGGGCGGTGGCGCACGTGGAGAGCACCTGGCTGGACCCCAGCGGCTTCAGCACCGCCATCGACGCGGCCGGCAGCGAGGGCCTGATCGAGTACGACTCTCGGCGCAACCCCTCGCTGCGCCTGCACCAAGAATCGGGATCGCGCGCCGAAAACAATTACTCGGCCGCGGACGACCCCTACTACCGCCAAATCTCGGCCTTCGTCGAGACCGTGCGGCAGGGCGGCACGCTACCCGTGACGCCGGAAGAAGGAGCGAACGCGGTCGCCGTCGCCCTAGCCGCGATCGAAAGCGCGCGCACGGGGCGGCCCGTCACGCCCGATTGGACCGAGACGCCGCCCTTCCAGGTCGGTGCGGCGGGCTAG
- a CDS encoding alkene reductase, translated as MLDSLLSPYRLGTVTLPNRIVMAPLTRSRAGAERIPNEMIAEYYRQRSGAGLIVSEATSISPSGVGYEGTPGIWTVQQEAAWKHVTNAVHHASGRIFCQLWHVGRISHRMWQNANARPVAPSAVKPEGQIRTPNGMEDFDTPRALETAEIPSIVDDYRRAAEAADRAGFDGVEIHGANGYLVEQFLRDGTNLRTDRYGGSIENRARFCMEVLDAILEYLPAENVGLRLSPHNLGRGMTHSDLVETYRYVAEQAQERKIAYLHVVGALDSPEDQATPAIRQAFRGPLIVCGGYTLERALKALDLGADLVAFGRPFISNPDLPERFRRGAPLAEWNTETFYTPGPTGYIDYPALDVVASGTA; from the coding sequence GTGCTGGACAGCCTGCTCTCGCCATACCGCCTTGGGACCGTCACGCTGCCGAACCGGATCGTGATGGCGCCGCTCACGCGTAGCCGCGCGGGGGCTGAGCGCATCCCGAACGAGATGATCGCTGAGTACTACCGCCAGCGCAGCGGAGCGGGGCTCATCGTGAGCGAGGCGACCTCCATCAGCCCGTCCGGGGTCGGCTATGAGGGGACCCCCGGCATCTGGACGGTCCAGCAAGAAGCCGCCTGGAAGCACGTGACGAACGCGGTCCACCACGCGAGCGGCCGCATCTTCTGCCAGCTCTGGCACGTGGGCCGCATTTCGCACCGGATGTGGCAGAACGCCAACGCCCGCCCCGTCGCACCCAGCGCGGTGAAGCCGGAGGGACAGATTCGAACGCCGAACGGGATGGAGGATTTCGACACGCCGCGCGCACTGGAGACGGCGGAGATCCCTTCGATCGTCGACGACTATCGCCGGGCGGCCGAGGCGGCGGACCGCGCGGGGTTCGACGGGGTCGAGATCCACGGGGCAAACGGGTACCTGGTCGAGCAGTTCCTACGTGACGGAACGAACCTGCGGACCGACCGGTATGGCGGCTCGATCGAGAACCGCGCGCGCTTCTGCATGGAGGTCTTGGACGCGATCCTGGAGTACCTGCCCGCTGAGAACGTCGGTCTTCGGCTGAGCCCGCACAACCTGGGCCGCGGCATGACCCATAGCGACTTGGTCGAGACGTACCGTTATGTTGCAGAGCAGGCGCAAGAGCGCAAGATCGCGTACCTTCACGTCGTGGGCGCGCTCGATTCGCCCGAAGACCAGGCCACTCCGGCGATCCGCCAAGCTTTCCGGGGCCCCCTCATCGTGTGCGGGGGCTATACGCTGGAGCGCGCGTTGAAGGCGCTTGACCTGGGGGCGGACCTGGTGGCGTTTGGCCGTCCGTTCATTTCAAACCCGGACTTGCCCGAGCGGTTCCGCCGTGGCGCGCCCTTGGCGGAATGGAACACAGAGACCTTCTACACGCCCGGGCCGACGGGTTACATCGACTACCCGGCCTTGGACGTGGTGGCATCTGGCACGGCGTAG
- the ppdK gene encoding pyruvate, phosphate dikinase: MSEKRVYLFREGNATMRDLLGGKGANLSEMSNIGLPVPPGLTITTAVCNEYYANDRRLPAGLMDDVRAAVASIEHDLGKKFGDASNPLLLSVRSGAKFSMPGMMDTILNLGLNQETLAGVVRQSGDERFAYDANRRFIAMFSDVVLDVPKAKFEALLHDMKKQKGAKLDTDLSAEDLKHLCTDFLALVLKETGHGFPGDPWQQLEMAIEAVFRSWNNDRAIVYRRTEKIPDEIGTAVNVQAMVFGNLGEDCGTGVAFTRDPSTGENLLYGEYLMNAQGEDVVAGTRTPVPISELAEQNRAVYDEFVAICHRLEGHYKDMMDLEFTIEKGRLFMLQCRAGKRTGPAGVRMAVEMVEQGLIDKETAIQRVTASHLDQLLHPRIDEVYVTDRGIKPVAQGLAASPGAAVGKAVFNADSAERLGGQGQKVVLIRDETNPDDVHGMLAAQGILTARGGKTSHAAVVARGFGIPCVAGCEAITVDEHNARMTVGDVVVNEGDLVTIDGSTGKIYNLELALIPPDVSGHFGILMGWCDEFRRLRVRTNADNPRDSQQAIDFGAEGIGLCRTEHMFFEPDRLPIVRDMILAKNEHVREAALAKLLAVQQADFEGIFRVMAGKPVTIRLIDPPLHEFLPSHDELLREATELRIAANLTGGQGLKGILAEKETMLEAVESMREANPMMGLRGVRLSVVFPGIVEMQTRAIMGAACKLKAQGVDVQPEIMIPLVGHVNELRVVQVQLERVAKEVMLETGVQVPYLFGTMIEIPRAALTSAEIAEFAQFFSFGTNDLTQMTFGYSRDDAEGKFLQKYVEDKILPTNPFESIDRTGVGRLMRMSVEEGRGARDGLKCGICGEHGGDPESIYFCHEIGLDYVSCSPFRVPIARLSAAQAAIRERVKVTLDK; the protein is encoded by the coding sequence ATGAGCGAAAAACGCGTTTACTTGTTCCGGGAAGGGAACGCCACCATGCGGGATCTGTTGGGTGGAAAGGGGGCGAACCTTTCCGAGATGAGCAATATCGGCTTGCCGGTACCTCCCGGACTGACGATCACCACGGCGGTCTGCAACGAGTACTACGCGAACGACCGCCGGCTGCCGGCCGGGCTGATGGACGACGTGCGCGCCGCGGTCGCCTCGATCGAGCACGACCTCGGCAAGAAGTTCGGCGACGCGTCAAACCCGCTTCTCCTTTCGGTCCGCTCGGGCGCCAAGTTCTCGATGCCCGGAATGATGGACACGATCCTCAACCTGGGCTTGAACCAAGAGACCCTCGCGGGTGTTGTGCGACAGAGCGGGGACGAGCGTTTCGCCTACGACGCTAACCGCCGCTTCATCGCGATGTTCAGCGACGTCGTGTTGGACGTCCCGAAGGCGAAGTTCGAGGCCCTGCTCCACGACATGAAGAAGCAGAAGGGCGCCAAGCTCGACACCGACCTTTCGGCCGAGGATCTGAAGCACCTCTGTACCGATTTCCTCGCGCTCGTCCTGAAGGAGACGGGGCACGGTTTCCCCGGCGACCCCTGGCAGCAGCTTGAGATGGCGATCGAGGCCGTCTTCCGCAGCTGGAACAACGACCGCGCCATCGTCTATCGCCGCACCGAGAAGATTCCGGACGAGATCGGCACCGCCGTGAACGTCCAAGCGATGGTCTTCGGCAACCTGGGCGAAGACTGCGGCACGGGCGTCGCCTTCACCCGAGACCCCTCGACCGGCGAGAACTTGCTCTACGGCGAATACCTGATGAACGCCCAAGGTGAAGACGTGGTCGCAGGGACGCGCACTCCGGTGCCGATCAGCGAGCTGGCCGAGCAGAACCGCGCCGTTTACGACGAGTTCGTCGCGATATGCCACCGGCTCGAGGGCCATTACAAGGACATGATGGACCTGGAGTTCACGATCGAAAAGGGTCGGCTCTTCATGCTCCAGTGTCGCGCGGGCAAGCGGACCGGCCCAGCGGGCGTGCGCATGGCCGTCGAGATGGTCGAACAGGGCTTGATCGATAAGGAGACCGCGATCCAGCGCGTCACCGCCTCGCACCTGGACCAACTTTTGCACCCGCGCATCGACGAGGTCTATGTTACGGACCGTGGGATCAAGCCGGTCGCCCAGGGCTTGGCCGCTTCGCCAGGTGCGGCGGTCGGCAAGGCCGTCTTTAACGCGGACTCGGCCGAGCGTCTTGGGGGCCAGGGCCAAAAGGTCGTGCTCATTCGCGACGAGACAAACCCCGACGACGTCCACGGAATGCTTGCCGCGCAGGGCATCCTCACGGCACGTGGCGGGAAGACCTCGCACGCGGCGGTCGTCGCGCGCGGTTTCGGAATCCCGTGCGTGGCGGGTTGTGAGGCGATCACAGTCGATGAGCACAACGCACGGATGACGGTGGGCGACGTGGTCGTGAACGAAGGCGACTTGGTCACGATAGACGGCTCAACCGGTAAGATTTATAACCTGGAACTTGCACTTATCCCGCCGGACGTGAGTGGCCACTTCGGGATACTTATGGGCTGGTGCGACGAGTTCCGGCGCCTGCGCGTCAGGACGAACGCGGACAACCCGCGCGATAGCCAGCAGGCGATCGACTTTGGCGCGGAAGGCATCGGACTCTGCCGCACAGAGCACATGTTCTTTGAGCCAGACCGGCTGCCGATCGTCCGCGACATGATCCTTGCCAAGAACGAGCACGTTCGCGAGGCTGCGCTTGCGAAACTCCTCGCGGTCCAGCAAGCCGACTTCGAGGGCATCTTCCGGGTCATGGCGGGCAAGCCGGTGACGATCCGCCTGATCGACCCGCCGCTGCACGAGTTCCTGCCCTCGCACGACGAGCTGCTCCGCGAAGCCACCGAGCTCCGCATCGCCGCGAATTTGACGGGAGGCCAAGGGCTCAAGGGGATTCTGGCGGAGAAGGAGACCATGTTGGAAGCGGTCGAGAGCATGCGCGAGGCCAACCCGATGATGGGCCTGCGCGGCGTCCGCCTTTCCGTCGTCTTCCCGGGGATCGTCGAGATGCAGACCCGCGCGATCATGGGCGCGGCCTGCAAGCTGAAGGCGCAGGGCGTGGACGTCCAACCAGAGATCATGATCCCGCTCGTCGGGCATGTGAACGAGCTCCGGGTCGTCCAGGTGCAGCTGGAGCGCGTGGCCAAGGAGGTGATGCTGGAGACCGGCGTCCAGGTGCCGTACCTCTTCGGTACGATGATCGAAATCCCGCGCGCGGCGCTGACTTCCGCCGAGATCGCCGAGTTCGCCCAGTTCTTCAGCTTCGGCACGAACGACCTCACCCAGATGACGTTCGGCTATAGCCGGGACGACGCCGAAGGCAAGTTCCTCCAGAAGTACGTCGAGGACAAGATCTTGCCGACGAACCCGTTCGAGTCGATCGACCGCACGGGTGTAGGACGCCTGATGCGGATGTCGGTCGAGGAGGGCCGCGGGGCGCGCGACGGGCTGAAATGCGGCATCTGTGGCGAGCACGGCGGGGATCCCGAGTCCATCTACTTCTGCCACGAAATCGGGCTGGACTACGTCTCGTGCTCGCCCTTCCGCGTGCCGATCGCGCGGCTCTCGGCCGCGCAGGCCGCGATCCGCGAGCGCGTAAAGGTCACGCTCGACAAGTAA
- a CDS encoding aquaporin: MTSKLLTEFIGTLGLVFTICLAVAATQPPASFEGVGVPTDVQSKMMLAAAAQPSAIIAIGFVLMTLVYMGAPASGAHFNPAITTALAISGKMPKGEALPYILSQLVGGTAGAYLGMAVTGHTTPIAPGAGVQTLPALLVEVIFTFILVLVVFNVAVNPKAQGNSYFGLAIGAVIVAGAYAGGGISGGAFNPAVGTGLTIAHALSGGGGWENLWLYLVGPLLGGTLAMLVYKVQEGAQTA; encoded by the coding sequence ATGACATCGAAGCTTCTTACCGAGTTCATCGGAACCCTTGGCCTCGTCTTCACCATCTGCCTGGCGGTCGCGGCGACCCAGCCTCCCGCGAGTTTCGAAGGCGTCGGCGTGCCGACCGACGTCCAGTCCAAGATGATGCTCGCCGCTGCCGCGCAACCCAGCGCGATCATCGCAATCGGCTTCGTCCTCATGACCCTGGTCTACATGGGGGCGCCCGCCAGTGGCGCGCACTTTAACCCGGCCATCACGACCGCCTTGGCCATCAGCGGCAAGATGCCGAAGGGCGAGGCCCTTCCCTACATTCTCTCGCAGCTCGTCGGCGGGACGGCGGGCGCCTATCTCGGCATGGCTGTCACAGGCCACACCACGCCCATCGCCCCTGGAGCGGGGGTCCAAACCCTTCCGGCCCTGCTTGTCGAGGTCATTTTCACGTTCATCTTGGTGCTTGTCGTGTTCAACGTCGCCGTGAACCCGAAGGCCCAGGGCAACAGCTACTTTGGGCTCGCGATCGGAGCGGTCATCGTGGCGGGCGCCTATGCGGGCGGGGGCATCTCGGGCGGCGCCTTCAACCCGGCGGTCGGCACCGGTCTCACCATTGCCCACGCGCTGAGCGGTGGCGGTGGGTGGGAGAACCTGTGGCTCTACCTGGTCGGCCCGTTGTTGGGCGGCACTCTCGCGATGCTCGTCTATAAGGTTCAGGAGGGCGCCCAGACGGCCTGA
- a CDS encoding RNA polymerase sigma factor, producing MDGRIEQAKRGDADALAFLIREHYARVYRFCARRLGDDLAQDAAQETFVTMQRGLRRFKGDSDFGTWLLGIARNHCRNLARKRGRDPLPLEPWFEAPTQDGAGPVEREALRQALASLSEDHREVVLLHEVEGLRYAEIAALLQVPEGTVKSRLHHAFLCLRRHLCD from the coding sequence ATGGACGGTCGAATCGAGCAAGCGAAGCGCGGGGACGCGGACGCCTTGGCCTTCCTTATCCGGGAGCATTACGCCAGGGTCTACCGTTTCTGTGCCCGCCGGCTCGGCGACGACCTCGCCCAAGACGCCGCCCAGGAAACATTCGTCACGATGCAACGCGGCCTGCGGAGATTCAAAGGGGACTCGGACTTCGGCACATGGCTGTTGGGAATCGCCCGGAACCATTGCCGCAACCTGGCCCGTAAGCGCGGACGTGACCCTTTGCCGCTGGAACCCTGGTTCGAAGCCCCGACCCAGGACGGGGCCGGCCCGGTCGAGCGCGAGGCCTTGCGCCAAGCGCTCGCCAGCCTGAGCGAGGACCACCGGGAGGTCGTGCTCTTGCACGAGGTGGAGGGCCTGCGCTATGCGGAGATCGCCGCTTTGCTCCAGGTCCCGGAAGGGACGGTGAAAAGCCGCCTCCACCACGCGTTCCTCTGCCTCAGGAGGCACCTGTGCGACTAA
- a CDS encoding DUF4349 domain-containing protein yields MSQDFREDLKAFIDDELDPGRAAEVQAAIDRDPGLRRDYEVMKLISQEVQESARQPEPKGLEETLDKVARPRRPSWMRWAAVGSCAVGAVLVSALLIPTYQAKSSARSTAPAMERAELDRSKASADAPAGALASRPEEAKASRSKIGFAEPAPAYPDTVIEPNRLVVRTADLTVQVEDARACLAKATKLAGALSGWVEDSSVIDFDGKPQSSLRMRIPQTKFDSAVDALRGMGYVQAETMSGEDVTNQVIDSDVRARVLAEEEQQYITLLRSTKNPDQLIRIRTRLSQIRQERDSLKAQSKSLRGLSAMSTINARFVQDGKPIGRRPGPDDWFQNTWDDATGTLGLFGRGAGQFLTYALVLSPVWIPFGLLGWHLWRKIGR; encoded by the coding sequence ATGAGCCAAGACTTTCGCGAAGACCTAAAGGCGTTCATCGACGACGAACTGGACCCTGGGCGGGCCGCCGAGGTGCAGGCCGCCATCGACCGTGACCCTGGATTGCGCCGGGATTACGAAGTCATGAAACTTATAAGTCAGGAAGTCCAGGAATCGGCCCGCCAACCCGAGCCGAAAGGGCTTGAAGAAACACTCGACAAGGTCGCAAGACCGAGGCGCCCTTCTTGGATGCGCTGGGCCGCGGTCGGCTCTTGCGCCGTCGGCGCCGTGCTCGTCTCCGCCCTGCTCATCCCGACCTACCAGGCCAAGTCGAGCGCGCGTTCCACCGCTCCAGCCATGGAACGTGCCGAACTCGACCGGAGCAAGGCGTCAGCCGATGCGCCGGCAGGCGCCCTGGCCAGCCGCCCCGAGGAAGCGAAGGCCTCTCGGTCCAAGATAGGCTTCGCCGAACCGGCGCCAGCCTATCCGGACACGGTCATCGAGCCGAACCGCCTGGTCGTGCGGACAGCCGACCTTACCGTGCAGGTCGAAGACGCCCGGGCCTGCCTCGCCAAAGCCACAAAGCTTGCGGGCGCGCTCTCCGGTTGGGTTGAGGACAGCTCCGTGATCGACTTCGACGGAAAGCCCCAGTCCAGCCTGCGCATGCGGATCCCGCAGACCAAGTTCGACTCGGCCGTCGACGCGCTTCGCGGGATGGGCTATGTCCAGGCCGAGACCATGAGCGGCGAGGACGTGACGAACCAGGTGATCGACTCCGACGTCCGCGCCCGGGTGCTGGCTGAAGAAGAGCAGCAGTACATCACCCTGCTGCGCTCCACTAAGAATCCGGACCAGCTCATTCGCATCCGCACCCGCCTCAGCCAGATCCGCCAAGAGCGGGACAGCCTGAAGGCGCAAAGCAAGAGCCTCCGAGGGCTCTCCGCCATGAGCACGATCAACGCCCGGTTCGTCCAGGACGGCAAGCCGATCGGGAGGCGCCCCGGACCGGACGACTGGTTCCAGAACACTTGGGACGACGCGACCGGGACGCTGGGCCTCTTCGGGCGCGGTGCCGGGCAGTTCCTCACCTATGCCTTGGTGCTCAGCCCGGTCTGGATACCCTTCGGCTTGCTGGGCTGGCACCTCTGGAGAAAGATCGGCCGGTAA
- the rpsD gene encoding 30S ribosomal protein S4: MATYRGRRSDICRKVGFNLWGQAKCPSSKRPYPPGQHGPNQREQRMSEFGEQLLAKQVIRRYYGMLEKQFRRTFEKASRMHGNSGLNFLRLLEMRLQTQVYRMGWARTIEQARQMVSHGHIFVNGKLVDIPSYTCRVGDVIEVRDREQSRGIARRNGYEGAAVPVYIDPDVANFRGKIVTLPEREDFPKFFHEQQVIEFYAR, encoded by the coding sequence ATGGCGACATACCGAGGAAGGAGGTCCGACATTTGCCGCAAAGTCGGGTTCAACCTCTGGGGGCAGGCGAAGTGCCCCAGTAGTAAGCGGCCCTACCCGCCCGGGCAGCACGGCCCGAACCAGCGCGAACAGCGCATGTCTGAGTTTGGCGAGCAGCTTTTGGCCAAGCAGGTCATCCGCCGCTATTACGGAATGCTTGAAAAGCAGTTCCGCCGCACGTTTGAGAAGGCCAGCCGGATGCACGGCAACTCGGGTTTGAACTTCCTGCGATTGCTGGAGATGCGGCTGCAGACCCAGGTTTACCGCATGGGCTGGGCCCGGACGATCGAGCAGGCCCGCCAGATGGTGAGCCATGGCCACATCTTCGTTAACGGCAAGCTGGTCGACATCCCCAGCTACACCTGCCGGGTCGGGGACGTCATCGAGGTCCGCGACCGAGAGCAGAGCCGAGGAATCGCCCGCCGCAACGGCTATGAAGGCGCCGCCGTCCCGGTCTACATCGACCCCGACGTCGCAAACTTCCGGGGCAAGATCGTGACCCTGCCCGAGCGCGAGGACTTCCCCAAGTTCTTCCACGAGCAGCAAGTCATCGAGTTTTACGCCCGCTAA
- a CDS encoding histidinol-phosphate aminotransferase family protein, with protein sequence MAGNPAHAVHGGASFEAIGSGFQDLGRIHEVVNADVLDAWYDPAPGVIEALSSHLAWLVKTSPPTHGEGLVEEIARARGVSPENVLVGSGTSSLMYLAFPRLLKPGDRVCVLDPMYGEYRHIFDRVIGVETVLCELDSEESFRPSIDRLTTAARGCQMVVVVNPNSPTGVAVDRPFIDELLRRLDPGTRLWIDETYIGFADHQNANLGRSGYTAESLPALDDRVIVSKSMSKYYALSGLRVGYLVAAKSLVQMLAPSSPPWSVGLLAQVAAVEALRDPSYYRSMTHATSSMRGELERVLHRMEGVDKVYPSVANFLLLRLERPVAAEVVRRCAEHDVYLRNCDSLSDRFQGHFIRVAIKDGRTNVRICEVLRDALSNS encoded by the coding sequence ATGGCCGGAAATCCCGCTCACGCGGTACACGGGGGCGCGTCGTTCGAGGCGATCGGGAGTGGGTTCCAGGACTTGGGCCGCATCCATGAGGTCGTGAACGCGGACGTTCTGGACGCCTGGTACGACCCCGCTCCAGGGGTCATCGAAGCTCTCTCCAGCCACCTCGCATGGCTCGTGAAGACCAGCCCGCCTACCCACGGCGAGGGCCTTGTCGAAGAGATCGCCCGGGCCCGCGGAGTGTCCCCCGAGAATGTGCTGGTCGGCTCTGGAACGTCGAGCCTGATGTACCTCGCCTTTCCTCGGCTCCTGAAGCCGGGAGACCGGGTCTGCGTGCTGGACCCCATGTACGGCGAGTACCGGCACATTTTCGACCGCGTGATCGGAGTCGAGACGGTTCTCTGCGAGCTTGACTCGGAGGAGTCGTTCCGCCCCAGCATCGACCGTTTGACCACGGCGGCGCGGGGTTGCCAGATGGTCGTGGTCGTCAACCCGAACAGCCCGACTGGCGTCGCCGTCGACCGTCCCTTTATCGACGAGCTTCTTCGAAGGCTTGACCCAGGCACCAGGCTTTGGATAGACGAGACTTATATAGGCTTTGCCGACCACCAAAACGCAAACCTTGGACGTTCTGGCTATACAGCAGAATCTCTCCCCGCGCTGGACGACCGCGTCATCGTCAGCAAGTCCATGTCGAAGTATTACGCCTTAAGCGGATTGCGGGTCGGTTACCTGGTCGCGGCCAAGTCCCTGGTGCAGATGTTGGCGCCCTCGAGCCCGCCCTGGTCGGTCGGTCTGCTCGCCCAGGTGGCGGCGGTCGAGGCGCTTCGTGACCCCAGTTACTACCGGTCCATGACCCATGCGACGAGTTCAATGCGTGGGGAACTGGAGCGGGTCCTCCATCGGATGGAGGGAGTCGACAAGGTCTATCCGTCGGTGGCGAACTTCCTGCTCTTGCGGCTTGAGCGACCGGTCGCGGCGGAAGTCGTCCGGCGTTGCGCCGAGCACGACGTTTACCTCAGGAACTGCGACTCCTTGAGCGACCGCTTTCAGGGCCACTTTATCCGCGTCGCGATTAAGGACGGCAGGACGAACGTAAGGATTTGCGAAGTCCTTCGCGACGCGCTATCCAACTCTTGA
- the trpA gene encoding tryptophan synthase subunit alpha, protein MPRISETFEELRRRGEKALVLFVTAGDPSLDQLPAILDALAEGGADAIEVGLPFSDPIADGPTIQAASQRALDRGTRMADVFAALRGFDRVPVVLMGYMNPIMRIGAERFATEASLAGVAGTILCDAIPEEATGWIETSRSHGLDNIFLCAPTSTEGRIEAACKAATGFVYAVSRTGVTGAGQEAPPEVRELVGRIRTHTDLPVCVGFGISRPDHVRMVCSVADGAVVGSWLVDLLADRWEDGRGRDEVVAAVRALKDATKDSS, encoded by the coding sequence ATGCCTCGCATCTCTGAGACCTTTGAGGAGTTGAGGCGGCGGGGTGAAAAAGCCCTCGTGCTCTTTGTGACCGCCGGCGACCCGTCTCTAGACCAGCTTCCGGCAATTTTGGACGCTCTGGCCGAGGGCGGCGCGGACGCGATCGAGGTCGGCCTGCCCTTCAGCGACCCGATCGCCGACGGCCCGACCATCCAGGCCGCGAGCCAACGCGCGCTCGACCGAGGAACCCGCATGGCCGATGTCTTCGCCGCCCTGCGCGGGTTCGACCGAGTGCCGGTTGTGCTGATGGGATATATGAACCCGATCATGCGCATCGGTGCGGAGCGCTTCGCGACCGAGGCAAGCCTGGCCGGCGTGGCCGGGACGATCCTGTGCGACGCGATCCCCGAGGAGGCCACGGGATGGATCGAGACCTCGCGTAGCCATGGGCTGGACAACATCTTCCTTTGCGCCCCGACCTCTACCGAGGGGCGCATCGAAGCGGCCTGCAAAGCCGCGACCGGGTTCGTTTACGCGGTCAGCCGAACGGGGGTGACCGGCGCGGGCCAGGAGGCGCCGCCCGAGGTCCGCGAACTGGTGGGCCGCATCCGGACGCACACCGACCTTCCCGTTTGCGTCGGATTTGGCATCAGTCGGCCCGACCACGTCCGCATGGTTTGTAGCGTGGCCGATGGTGCCGTGGTCGGTTCCTGGCTGGTCGACTTGCTGGCCGACCGCTGGGAGGACGGGCGGGGAAGGGACGAGGTGGTCGCTGCGGTCCGGGCACTGAAAGACGCCACGAAGGATTCTTCGTAA
- a CDS encoding TrkA family potassium uptake protein, with amino-acid sequence MYLILVGGGNVGTQLAKRLIARQHEVLILEKDARQAQKLSNSLGDEFVLHGDGCELHTQKSAGFNRADVVVAVTGEDEDNLVVCQLAKEVWQVDRVLARVNDPGHEEVFRDIGIDDTVSATGIIFSLIEQQISGDEMVPVGALHRGHVEVVETVFRSRSPLVGKRVRDIQLPVGTFFVYLLRDGHGTTVDGDTQFTVGDMVVALVPTARAEELRAILTSG; translated from the coding sequence ATGTACTTGATCTTGGTCGGTGGGGGCAACGTGGGGACGCAGCTCGCAAAGCGGCTGATCGCTCGCCAGCACGAGGTCTTGATCTTGGAGAAGGACGCGCGCCAAGCCCAGAAGCTCTCGAACTCGCTGGGCGACGAATTCGTCCTGCACGGCGACGGCTGTGAGCTGCACACCCAGAAATCGGCCGGCTTCAACCGCGCCGACGTCGTCGTCGCCGTAACGGGCGAGGACGAGGACAACCTCGTCGTCTGCCAACTCGCCAAGGAGGTTTGGCAGGTCGACCGTGTCCTCGCCCGCGTCAACGACCCGGGCCACGAGGAAGTCTTCCGGGACATCGGGATTGACGACACAGTGAGCGCGACGGGCATCATTTTCAGCCTTATCGAGCAGCAGATTAGCGGGGACGAAATGGTGCCGGTCGGAGCCTTGCACCGCGGCCACGTCGAAGTGGTCGAGACCGTCTTCCGGTCTCGCTCGCCACTGGTCGGCAAGCGGGTGCGGGACATCCAGTTGCCGGTCGGAACGTTCTTCGTGTACCTGCTGCGGGACGGGCACGGAACGACGGTCGACGGGGACACCCAGTTCACGGTCGGAGACATGGTCGTGGCCCTCGTGCCGACCGCCCGGGCGGAAGAGCTGCGGGCGATTCTGACCTCGGGTTAG